A genomic window from Blastococcus saxobsidens DD2 includes:
- a CDS encoding right-handed parallel beta-helix repeat-containing protein, whose amino-acid sequence MTSTPTAATRRAATRPHRVWRHVLLPLAVALTAGACTSGSTDTTSSAPSPSAAPETSTTAPTPPPPPVEESAAGTSELPPACADVEAVEVTDADGLETALEDARPGQVIRLADGTYEGSFVATTAATPDAPILLCGSRDAVLDGGDIDGDYALHLQGASSWHLLGFTVTGGKKGVMVDAGTGHRIEDLLVTSMGDEAIHLRTNSSDNVVVGNTVRDTGLRKPKYGEGIYIGSAESNWCRQTDCEPDRSDRNLIEGNDIAGTTSEAVDIKEGTTGGVLRGNTFDGSDMVEADSWVDVKGNDWLIEGNTGQNSPVDGFQVHDVADGWGKGNVFSGNRAVGVAELGYNAAGNRALRESTTVECDNSSEGGKALSNVPCSAG is encoded by the coding sequence ATGACCAGCACACCGACAGCCGCCACCCGGCGGGCTGCCACCCGGCCCCACCGGGTGTGGCGGCACGTCCTGCTCCCCCTGGCCGTCGCGTTGACCGCCGGCGCCTGCACGTCGGGCTCGACCGACACCACCTCCTCCGCGCCGTCGCCGTCGGCCGCCCCGGAGACCAGCACGACCGCTCCGACGCCTCCCCCTCCCCCGGTGGAGGAGAGCGCCGCCGGCACGTCCGAGCTGCCGCCGGCCTGTGCCGACGTCGAGGCCGTGGAGGTGACCGATGCCGACGGGCTGGAGACCGCTCTCGAGGACGCCCGTCCCGGGCAGGTCATCCGCCTGGCCGACGGCACGTACGAGGGCAGCTTCGTGGCGACGACGGCGGCGACGCCGGACGCCCCGATCCTGCTGTGCGGCAGCCGGGACGCCGTGCTGGACGGCGGCGACATCGACGGTGACTACGCGCTGCACCTGCAAGGCGCCTCCTCCTGGCACCTGCTCGGCTTCACCGTGACCGGCGGCAAGAAGGGGGTGATGGTGGACGCGGGCACCGGCCACCGGATCGAGGATCTGCTGGTGACCTCCATGGGCGATGAGGCGATCCACCTCCGTACCAACAGCTCGGACAACGTCGTCGTGGGGAACACGGTGCGCGACACCGGCTTGCGGAAGCCCAAGTACGGCGAGGGCATCTACATCGGCAGCGCCGAGAGCAACTGGTGCCGGCAGACCGATTGCGAGCCCGACCGCAGCGACCGGAACCTCATCGAGGGCAACGACATCGCCGGCACCACCTCGGAAGCCGTGGACATCAAGGAAGGGACGACCGGAGGGGTGCTGCGCGGCAACACCTTCGACGGCTCCGACATGGTGGAGGCCGACTCCTGGGTGGACGTGAAGGGCAATGACTGGCTCATCGAGGGCAACACCGGCCAGAACTCGCCGGTCGACGGTTTCCAGGTGCACGACGTGGCCGACGGCTGGGGCAAGGGCAACGTGTTCTCGGGGAACCGGGCCGTCGGGGTCGCCGAGCTGGGCTACAACGCGGCAGGCAACCGGGCGCTCCGGGAGAGCACCACGGTCGAGTGCGACAACTCCAGCGAGGGCGGGAAGGCCCTGAGCAACGTGCCCTGCTCTGCAGGCTGA
- a CDS encoding glycosyltransferase — MSDLLSVVARDWHLLIPVGVVGALSWSIWLIRKILSSRYRPTVNDYRTTTSVVVPSFREDPDVLERCLDTWLAQDPTEVIVVLDLEDDEAFRRLTAREDPRLVVLSFAHEGKRSALGVGIREAKGEILVLCDSDTNWRPGLLEAVQMPFVDPTVGAVSTRQNVHLPMSSIWRRVADWIIDLRYLDYVPATGRAGAVVCVSGRTGAYRRSAVLPVLENLEHEFFLGRRCIAGDDGRLTWLVLASGYKTMHQDTARAMSMFPGSFKAFCKQRVRWSRNSYRCYLTAVWKGWLWRVPLVSQITVLQILFTPVTMFAAIYYVVAAGVIGTGWWGLGLAVTWLFLGRAIRSYSHLRRRPSDLLILPLVTLVIVMVALPIKTYALVTMNKQGWLTRRADLTGGEGQNEASLRAPAPVTATAAPAGAPA; from the coding sequence ATGTCCGACCTCTTGTCCGTGGTCGCCCGCGACTGGCACCTGCTCATCCCGGTCGGCGTGGTGGGCGCGCTGTCCTGGTCCATCTGGCTGATCCGCAAGATCCTCTCGAGCCGGTACCGGCCGACGGTCAACGACTACCGGACGACCACGTCGGTCGTCGTTCCGTCGTTCCGTGAGGACCCGGACGTGCTGGAGCGGTGCCTGGACACCTGGCTGGCGCAGGACCCCACCGAGGTCATCGTCGTCCTGGACCTCGAGGACGACGAAGCGTTCCGGCGGCTGACCGCTCGAGAGGATCCCCGGTTGGTCGTGCTGTCCTTCGCGCACGAGGGGAAGCGCTCGGCGCTCGGCGTCGGCATCCGGGAAGCCAAGGGCGAGATCCTGGTGCTGTGCGACTCCGACACCAACTGGCGTCCGGGGCTGCTGGAAGCCGTGCAGATGCCCTTCGTCGACCCCACGGTCGGCGCGGTGAGCACCCGGCAGAACGTGCACCTGCCGATGTCGAGCATCTGGCGGCGGGTGGCCGACTGGATCATCGATCTGCGCTACCTCGACTACGTGCCTGCGACCGGACGGGCCGGCGCCGTGGTGTGCGTGTCCGGCCGGACGGGGGCCTACCGGCGGAGCGCCGTGCTGCCGGTCCTGGAGAACCTCGAGCACGAGTTCTTCCTCGGCCGGCGCTGCATCGCCGGTGACGACGGCCGGCTGACCTGGCTGGTGCTGGCCAGCGGGTACAAGACCATGCACCAGGACACCGCCCGGGCGATGTCGATGTTCCCGGGCAGCTTCAAGGCCTTCTGCAAGCAGCGGGTGCGGTGGAGCCGGAACAGCTACCGCTGCTATCTCACCGCCGTGTGGAAGGGCTGGCTGTGGCGGGTGCCGCTGGTCAGCCAGATCACGGTGCTGCAGATCCTGTTCACCCCGGTCACCATGTTCGCCGCCATCTACTACGTGGTGGCTGCCGGCGTCATCGGCACCGGCTGGTGGGGGCTGGGTCTCGCGGTGACCTGGCTGTTCCTGGGTCGGGCCATTCGTAGCTACAGCCATCTCCGCCGTCGTCCCAGCGACCTGCTGATCCTGCCCCTGGTGACCCTGGTGATCGTCATGGTGGCCCTCCCGATCAAGACCTATGCATTGGTGACCATGAACAAGCAGGGCTGGCTGACCCGCCGCGCCGACCTCACCGGCGGCGAGGGCCAGAACGAGGCGAGCCTGCGCGCTCCCGCACCGGTCACCGCCACTGCTGCCCCGGCGGGGGCGCCGGCATGA
- a CDS encoding GDP-mannose 4,6-dehydratase, whose protein sequence is MSDALTKTILRGIMPCLLAAEIQQTMRMLVTGGAGFIGANFVHYTVREHPEHQITVLDALTYAGNEASLAPVRDRIEFVHGSVADAELVDRLVSGCDVGVHFAAESHNDNSLRDPSPFLQTNIVGSFTLLEAVRAHGVRYHHISTDEVYGDLELDDPAKFTPETPYTARATAIERHWLVRTTWVVARVATSCAPWPASPTAASPRRSSTTSWAGRPSPPASGTWSGRGAVRHLQPHRRRRAHLLGGRRGAGLRRPRALGRRRDPSEHRRALRREDRDGPRLLNSVLDLIRIRATGFRPRDWRDALSGYLADS, encoded by the coding sequence AGATTCAGCAGACGATGCGCATGCTCGTCACCGGGGGCGCGGGCTTCATCGGCGCCAACTTCGTGCACTACACCGTTCGTGAACACCCCGAGCACCAAATCACCGTGCTCGACGCGCTGACGTACGCGGGCAACGAGGCGTCGCTGGCGCCGGTGCGCGACCGCATCGAGTTCGTGCACGGCTCGGTGGCCGACGCCGAGCTGGTCGACCGGCTGGTCAGTGGCTGCGACGTCGGCGTGCACTTCGCCGCGGAGAGCCACAACGACAACTCGTTGCGGGACCCGTCGCCGTTCCTGCAGACCAACATCGTCGGCTCGTTCACGCTGCTGGAGGCGGTGCGCGCGCACGGCGTCCGCTACCACCACATCTCCACCGACGAGGTCTACGGCGACCTGGAGCTCGACGACCCGGCGAAGTTCACCCCCGAGACGCCGTACACCGCCCGTGCCACCGCGATCGAGCGGCACTGGCTGGTGCGCACCACCTGGGTGGTGGCGAGGGTGGCAACTTCGTGCGCACCATGGCCGGCCTCGCCGACCGCGGCGTCTCCCCGTCGGTCGTCGACGACCAGCTGGGCCGGCCGACCCTCGCCGCCGGCATCCGGCACGTGGTCGGGACGGGGCGCCGTACGACACCTACAACCTCACCGGCGACGGCGAGCCCACCTCCTGGGCGGACGTCGCGGCGCTGGTCTTCGGCGCCCGCGGGCGCTCGGCCGACGACGTGACCCGAGTGAGCACCGCCGAGCACTACGCCGGGAAGACCGGGATGGCCCCCGGCTGCTCAACAGCGTCCTCGACCTCATCCGCATCCGTGCGACCGGCTTCCGGCCCCGCGACTGGCGCGACGCGCTGAGCGGCTACCTCGCCGACTCCTGA
- a CDS encoding UDP-glucose dehydrogenase family protein — translation MKLSVIGCGYLGAVHAASMAELGHEVVGIDVDERKVATLAAAEAPFFEPGFEELLARTLATGRLRFSTDFADAAGSSVHFVCVGTPQKRGEYAADMRYVQGAVESLLGVLEPGDLVVGKSTVPVGTAAGLAELVESKVPGALLAWNPEFLREGFAVEDTLHPDRLVYGLPAGADGDTARALLDEVYATIVERGTPKVESDYATAEMVKTAANSFLATKISFINAMAELCEATGADVKLLADAIGYDDRIGRKFLNAGLGFGGGCLPKDIRAFMARAGELGADQALTFLREVDNINMRRRIRMVELAREVCDGSLLGKRVAVLGAAFKPDSDDIRDSPALNVAAQLQLQGAVVRVTDPAAVENGRRLWPQLDYADTAEEAADRADAVLVLTEWTQYRELDPVTFGKVVRQKRVLDGRNALDRDAWTAAGWTYRALGRRAG, via the coding sequence ATGAAATTGTCGGTCATCGGTTGTGGCTATCTGGGCGCCGTGCATGCGGCGTCGATGGCGGAGCTGGGCCACGAGGTCGTCGGGATCGATGTCGACGAGCGCAAGGTGGCCACGCTGGCCGCGGCCGAGGCGCCCTTCTTCGAGCCGGGATTCGAAGAGCTGCTGGCGCGCACCCTGGCGACCGGCCGACTTCGGTTCTCCACCGACTTCGCCGACGCCGCCGGCTCGTCGGTCCACTTCGTCTGTGTCGGGACCCCGCAGAAGCGCGGCGAGTACGCGGCCGACATGCGGTACGTGCAGGGGGCGGTCGAGTCGCTCCTCGGAGTCCTCGAGCCCGGGGATCTGGTGGTCGGGAAGTCGACCGTGCCGGTCGGCACCGCGGCCGGCCTGGCGGAGCTGGTGGAGAGCAAGGTGCCGGGCGCTCTGCTGGCCTGGAACCCGGAGTTCCTCCGGGAAGGCTTCGCCGTCGAGGACACGCTGCACCCCGACCGGCTGGTCTACGGGCTTCCGGCGGGCGCCGACGGCGACACCGCCCGGGCGCTGCTCGACGAGGTGTACGCGACGATCGTCGAGCGGGGCACCCCCAAGGTGGAGAGCGACTACGCCACCGCGGAGATGGTGAAGACGGCCGCCAACTCCTTCCTCGCCACCAAGATCTCCTTCATCAACGCGATGGCCGAGCTGTGCGAGGCGACCGGCGCCGACGTGAAGCTGCTGGCCGACGCCATCGGCTATGACGACCGCATCGGCCGTAAGTTCCTCAACGCGGGCTTGGGCTTCGGCGGCGGCTGCCTGCCCAAGGACATCCGCGCCTTCATGGCCCGTGCCGGTGAGCTGGGCGCGGACCAGGCGCTGACCTTCCTGCGCGAGGTCGACAACATCAACATGCGGCGCCGCATCCGCATGGTGGAGCTCGCTCGCGAGGTGTGCGACGGGTCGCTGCTCGGCAAGCGGGTGGCCGTGCTCGGCGCGGCCTTCAAGCCCGACAGCGATGACATCCGTGACTCCCCAGCCCTCAACGTCGCCGCCCAGCTGCAGCTGCAGGGCGCCGTCGTCCGGGTGACGGACCCGGCCGCCGTCGAGAACGGCCGCCGGCTGTGGCCGCAGCTGGACTACGCCGACACGGCGGAGGAGGCGGCCGACCGTGCCGACGCCGTGCTGGTGCTCACCGAGTGGACGCAGTACCGGGAACTCGACCCGGTCACGTTCGGGAAGGTCGTCAGGCAGAAGCGGGTGCTCGACGGGCGGAACGCCCTCGACCGCGACGCCTGGACCGCCGCCGGGTGGACCTACCGCGCGCTCGGCCGCCGGGCCGGCTGA
- a CDS encoding right-handed parallel beta-helix repeat-containing protein translates to MSAREGRRVTAGRLVAGFALVAAVLGVAALQPFEQEPPPALPAPALLAAQSRAVDDGAKRQRQLLTEEDDRLLRLVAGLRPGSAPYLRAIEGDETLVLTPRGLDYQLADLIASGVAQEQPGGAVLLTGHVLVAPGARLDITAPGTSLRLRSDPGQIASLVAWKADLELSGADGNPLTVTSWNTRLNARDEQVRNGRAYIRVVSGDLDASHVDTTALGFWAGRTGGVALTGGSSGPSGGTITDSSFEDGHYGLFASETEDLEVTGSRFTGNAIDGIALHRQTVETSVLDSLVEGNGRHGIAAGRGSEDVTLTDVAAANNAEYGVYFSGAPLSDGPSASGASLRSYGSLAITGGELRGNRKGGVRVVGASDVTIVGTEVADNRDGIVLVDTAAPATVAGTTVSGDHRFGISATGGAATITGNEVTGGETAIRVRGASGTVTGNTVEGATNHGISVVGPAVASSVVDNSIGGRGPSGLDLHRLSPGVVVEQIGNDLEGWTRDRDNWVYWSTFVPNHPMLVLWVVILGVPLALALRARRNRPSVGTPPYQDAIRRERTAARRVDLGRPITSGGHA, encoded by the coding sequence ATGAGCGCGCGAGAAGGACGACGGGTCACGGCCGGGCGGCTGGTGGCCGGGTTCGCGCTTGTCGCGGCCGTGCTGGGCGTCGCCGCCCTGCAGCCGTTCGAGCAGGAGCCACCACCGGCACTGCCGGCTCCTGCGCTCCTGGCCGCCCAGTCCCGCGCCGTCGACGACGGGGCTAAGCGGCAACGCCAGCTGCTGACCGAGGAGGACGACCGGCTGCTGCGCCTGGTGGCCGGTCTCCGTCCCGGCTCGGCCCCCTATCTGCGCGCCATTGAGGGTGACGAGACGCTGGTGCTCACCCCTCGCGGCCTCGACTACCAGCTGGCCGACCTGATCGCGAGCGGCGTCGCCCAGGAACAGCCCGGCGGTGCCGTCCTGCTCACCGGGCACGTCCTCGTGGCGCCGGGCGCACGGCTCGACATCACCGCTCCGGGCACGAGCCTGCGGCTGCGCAGCGACCCCGGACAGATCGCGTCGCTCGTTGCCTGGAAGGCCGACCTCGAGCTGTCCGGCGCCGACGGGAACCCGCTCACCGTCACCAGCTGGAACACGCGCCTGAACGCTCGGGACGAGCAGGTCAGGAACGGCCGGGCCTACATCCGCGTGGTGAGCGGAGACCTGGACGCCAGCCACGTCGACACCACCGCACTGGGCTTCTGGGCGGGCCGCACCGGCGGCGTCGCGCTGACCGGCGGGTCCAGCGGCCCGTCGGGCGGCACCATCACCGACTCCTCGTTCGAGGACGGGCACTACGGGCTGTTCGCGTCCGAGACCGAGGACCTGGAAGTGACCGGATCCCGGTTCACCGGGAATGCCATCGACGGCATCGCGCTACACCGGCAGACGGTCGAGACCTCGGTCCTCGACTCGCTGGTGGAGGGGAACGGCCGGCACGGCATCGCCGCAGGCCGGGGCTCCGAGGACGTCACGCTGACCGACGTCGCAGCCGCGAACAACGCGGAGTACGGCGTCTACTTCAGCGGCGCACCGCTCTCCGACGGGCCATCGGCCAGTGGCGCGTCGCTGCGCTCCTACGGCAGCCTGGCGATCACCGGCGGCGAGCTGCGCGGCAACCGGAAAGGCGGCGTCCGCGTGGTCGGGGCCAGCGACGTGACCATCGTCGGCACCGAGGTGGCGGACAACCGGGACGGCATCGTCCTGGTCGACACCGCGGCCCCGGCGACGGTCGCGGGCACCACCGTGTCCGGCGACCACCGGTTCGGCATCTCGGCGACCGGTGGTGCGGCCACGATCACCGGCAACGAGGTCACCGGCGGGGAGACCGCGATCCGGGTGCGCGGCGCCAGCGGCACCGTCACCGGGAACACCGTCGAGGGCGCCACCAACCACGGCATCTCGGTGGTGGGCCCGGCCGTGGCCTCCTCCGTCGTCGACAACTCGATCGGCGGCCGCGGACCCAGTGGTCTGGACCTGCACCGCCTCTCCCCCGGCGTGGTGGTCGAGCAGATCGGCAACGACCTCGAGGGCTGGACCCGCGACCGCGACAACTGGGTCTACTGGTCCACGTTCGTGCCCAACCACCCCATGCTGGTCCTCTGGGTGGTGATCCTGGGCGTACCCCTCGCGCTCGCGCTACGGGCCCGCCGCAACCGCCCATCGGTCGGCACCCCGCCATACCAGGACGCCATCCGGCGGGAACGCACGGCAGCACGACGCGTCGACCTCGGCCGACCGATCACCTCAGGAGGCCACGCATGA
- a CDS encoding LCP family protein: MLISVGVLAAVLLLAVGGGFWYLTERYAGNIDRVSDVFADINEEARPAPATPVQPAAEDPVTFLLVGSDTRSQLEAGETPDGRSDAIMLARFSADRQHAQVISIPRDSWVNIPGHGMNKINAAYAFGGPSLLIQTVEELTGVRIDHYAAIDFDGLIQVTDDLGGVEVVVAETTSNGPYTFPAGVNHLNGDEARWYLGQRYGLAGGDFDRVRRQQQYLQAMFGKLFSSDTFTDPARLDAALLAVTSAVKLDETLGNGELLSLAYSLRNLTPENVEFFTAPVLGLGMEGPASVVYLDQTAGERMWEYLRNDSLGKNADEFADDALPEVPR; encoded by the coding sequence GTGCTCATCAGCGTGGGTGTCCTCGCGGCCGTCCTGCTGCTCGCGGTCGGCGGCGGCTTCTGGTACCTCACCGAGCGCTACGCCGGCAACATCGACCGCGTCAGCGATGTCTTCGCGGACATCAACGAGGAAGCCCGCCCGGCACCGGCCACGCCGGTGCAGCCGGCCGCCGAGGATCCGGTCACCTTCCTGCTGGTCGGTTCGGACACCCGGTCACAACTGGAGGCGGGTGAGACGCCCGACGGCCGGTCCGACGCCATCATGCTGGCCAGATTCTCCGCAGACCGTCAGCACGCGCAGGTCATCTCGATCCCCCGCGACAGCTGGGTGAACATCCCGGGGCACGGCATGAACAAGATCAATGCCGCGTACGCCTTCGGTGGCCCCTCCCTGCTCATCCAGACGGTCGAGGAGCTCACCGGGGTACGCATCGACCACTACGCGGCGATCGACTTCGACGGGCTGATCCAGGTGACCGACGACCTCGGCGGCGTCGAGGTGGTGGTCGCCGAGACCACCTCCAACGGCCCGTACACGTTCCCCGCGGGCGTGAACCACCTGAATGGGGACGAGGCCCGCTGGTACCTGGGTCAGCGGTACGGGCTGGCCGGCGGCGACTTCGACCGGGTGCGCCGGCAGCAGCAGTACCTGCAGGCGATGTTCGGGAAGCTGTTCAGCTCCGACACCTTCACCGATCCGGCCCGCCTGGATGCCGCGCTGCTCGCGGTCACCAGCGCCGTGAAGCTCGACGAGACGCTGGGCAACGGCGAACTGCTGTCCCTGGCCTACTCGCTGCGCAACCTCACCCCGGAGAACGTCGAGTTCTTCACCGCCCCGGTGCTCGGCCTGGGGATGGAGGGGCCGGCCAGCGTGGTCTACCTGGACCAGACGGCCGGTGAACGCATGTGGGAATACCTCCGCAACGACTCCCTCGGGAAGAACGCCGACGAGTTCGCCGACGACGCGCTGCCCGAGGTGCCCCGGTAG